The following coding sequences are from one Formosa haliotis window:
- a CDS encoding carbohydrate kinase family protein, with amino-acid sequence MINVVCFGEVLWDVFPNHRKIGGAPLNVANRLSAFNNNVSIISRVGDDKNGAQILNTLKEGTIRTEGVQVDQEFKTGEVNVMLNEAGSASYDILFPRAWDNIQVTEMAKSIIKESDAFIFGSLIARDEVSRETLYALLKLADYKIFDVNLRPPHYTIEVLKKLMNEADFIKFNDDEIFEISKSLEFNAETLEENIRFIARETNTTSICVTRGAHGAILSINDTFYYNDGYKIKVIDTVGAGDSFLATLINKLFHDASPQDAINYACAVGALVAGRSGANPEFTNDEVVQFIKSQ; translated from the coding sequence ATGATAAATGTAGTTTGTTTCGGGGAAGTGCTTTGGGATGTATTTCCAAATCATAGAAAAATTGGAGGAGCTCCTTTAAATGTGGCTAACAGATTAAGCGCGTTTAATAATAACGTATCTATTATAAGTCGTGTTGGCGATGATAAAAATGGAGCGCAAATTTTAAATACTTTGAAAGAGGGAACTATCCGTACTGAAGGAGTTCAGGTGGATCAGGAATTTAAAACGGGGGAAGTAAATGTTATGCTTAATGAAGCCGGATCGGCATCTTACGATATTTTGTTTCCTAGAGCCTGGGATAATATCCAAGTAACAGAAATGGCGAAGTCTATTATAAAAGAATCGGATGCTTTTATCTTCGGAAGTTTGATTGCTAGAGATGAGGTGTCTCGTGAAACACTTTATGCACTTTTGAAATTAGCAGACTATAAAATATTCGATGTTAATTTAAGGCCCCCTCATTATACTATAGAAGTGCTTAAGAAATTGATGAATGAAGCAGATTTTATAAAATTTAATGATGATGAAATTTTCGAAATAAGTAAGTCGCTTGAGTTTAATGCCGAGACCCTAGAGGAAAATATTCGGTTTATAGCAAGAGAAACAAACACTACATCGATATGTGTTACTAGAGGTGCGCATGGAGCTATCTTATCTATTAACGATACGTTTTATTATAATGATGGGTATAAAATTAAAGTTATAGACACAGTTGGTGCAGGAGATTCTTTTTTAGCAACATTAATTAATAAGTTGTTTCACGATGCCTCTCCTCAAGATGCTATTAATTATGCCTGTGCCGTGGGCGCTTTGGTGGCGGGTAGGAGCGGAGCAAATCCAGAATTTACTAACGATGAGGTTGTACAATTTATCAAATCGCAATAA